The window TACCCCACTGTAGCTCCTGGCCCGAGGATCGTGAAACAATCTTGGACCTAAGTTGTAAATTGTCTTAAGTCTTTAGTTGTACATTGTGTTAATGTCTCTTGATTGAAAACactgacaaaattgaaatgctaGTAAAACTGTcttgatataattacaaattttgatctTCATATCATGATAATCAAAAATCTTTTGACTGACTCAAGTTTTGACTTAAATCTGTAATTGCTTCATGGTCCTGAGGCCTGAACGTTACCTCTTGAGAACTTCCTATACAGTATATATTGATTAGATAACAAGACTTTCACATACAGACTGTATTGCAGATCTGGACCGGGTTGCTCAAAACACTGGTTAACTTTAACCACTGGTTAACATAACCAGTGGTTAAAGTTAGTATCCATTGGTTTACTAACCAGTGGTCAAAGTTGTGGTGCTCAAAAAGAATTTAGCCAGTGGTTAACTAACCACTGGCTACTGTTGTTTAACCAGTGGTTAGAATCCCACAATGCACTTACTTTGTCCGTCTGTCAAACATGGCTGCCAAAAAAAGAAGTAAGAACTTTTCACCCgatgaaattttattcataattgaaCAAGTTGAGAAACATATCGATATCATCCAGAGTAAACAGACAAATCAGGTAACCAACGCAAAAAAAAAGGACTGTTGGAGAAAAATTACCGAGTCTGTAAATGCCAGGGGAGTTGTCTGTCGGACCATCGAACAGGTGAAGGAAAAATATCGCAAAGCCTGTTCAAAGGCAAAGGGGCAGAGTGTGTCCCAAAGGGTACACCAAAAAATGACCGGCGGTGGACCACCGAAAGCCCCCCTCGATGCGGTGTCACAAAAGATTTTGGACCTGCACGAGGATTCTCCTAACTTCACCGGGTTTGTCGGCGGTGTGGAGGTTGGTGGATTGATAATTACAGGTAAAAACTATTCACAACTCCAAgtatagattttaaaatttacccaTTTCAATGCCGTTGTCTTTCAACGAGAAAATTCGAAATGTATGGTAGATTTACATTCTTCAATCAgtgataataatatttaaatatgcgTAAGGAGATTCATTGAAATGATTTCATGTTGCGGCCCTGAATTTAATCCACTCCACGAAATTGTTCACTAAATAACCGTAAAACCGCACAAACATCTTTCCCCTTCCAGTTTCCGTCGTGAACACTATAACAGGGTAACTGCAACAGCCGTTAAGCTATTTCGGGAATATCTCGAGTCGAAACTTCGTAAATTTCGAGAACGAAAATTTGACGACTTGCTAGCTAAATTTTACATGGAAGCTAGAACGAAGAATCGAATTATGTATAAAGAGACTTCGAAAATAATATAACGAATGTAGTCCTTTCGCTCGGTCGATATGCTTTTCTGTGAAGTCGATATATCTATGGATCGACCTCATGGAAGggctatatttgtatatatatatatattcatttcaaatatattaggatctattaaaatatattgcttATTCACCTTCATGATCACAGATGGCCTGGGTGTTGGTTGAATGGAATCCTTTGCGGTTTACATAAACTGATTCATGCTCAGAAGGGGCAATAATTCTGACATGAGTGCCATCAACCGCGCCGATTACAACGGGAAATCCAGCAATACCATAGAACCCCTTCTTGATGGCCATCTTTTCCCTGGTGGTAGAAGGCCACTTGATGAACTTGGGAGAAACATCAGTCAAGGCCTGCGAAACATCGCGCACACTTCTTGATACACTTGACTTGTGAAAACCAAGGGTATCACCCACAGTTTTCATATTATCACCTGTGGCAAAGTACCTTAAAGCGATTTCTACTTGGTTTATAGTGGACAGGGAATGACTCCTCAGGGTGGGGCGGCATAACTCTGGTTCTATAAGATCTGTTATGAATCTTACCGATTCCATAGAAAACCGGTACCTTTTTTTGTATTCCGCCTCGTCAAAATTATGACCGAAATATCTGTAAACTCGCTGTTTCTTGTGTCGTCTGCCAAAGTTTAGGTCAAACAACAACCAAGCAGCCATGTTTAACCACTGGTTAAAAGACTTAATCCAGCTTTGTAGAATGGTTAACTTTAGCCAAAAGTTAACCACTGGTTAAGCAATTTAGCCAGTGGTTAACTTTTGAGCAACGTAGTTTAACCACTGGTCAAAATTTAACCACTGGATAAGGGATTTAACCAGTGGTTATAGTTAACCAATGTTTTGAGCAACCCTGTCCTGGTAAATAACCCACAACTCAATGAAAGGTAAATTggtttataaatttttgaataaatattcatatGGTTACCttaatatgaattatatttgaACGTGACTTATGCCAGTCGCAAAACATTGATATTTATCTTTGTATACTGACAGACCATTTCGATTTCTTATTCTGAGGTTTGGTAATTGATTGCAATcggtattgtcttatttttatGCTCTATTAATTTCAAACTATTCTATTTACCAGGGTAACACTTTTTTGTTAAGTGTATGTATTCAATACAGCGGGGTAATTGTAAACTCATTTCTGTTACGAAATTGCCAATGACTTATTAACTCTTGGAATAGAAAAATAGCTCGGGTGAATCTTTTTTTAGTATCCAGTAATGACTTTTATTCCGTTTGTGTGTTGCACCCCTATTATTGCACCCAGACTACCAACATTAAACAAAACGAGCGAAAAGAAAGTTGGTTTCTTTTCTGTGTTTTAATATCACACTTAAACAGATAAAAATGTTACCAAAAGTAAAATACCACGatcaaaaaatgttattgttaGACTTCTACGTCGGGTCCACTTGTATTGAGAACTTGAGTGTACGATAAAAATAGATATAACGTAAGTGTTCCTAGGTAGGTACATAAATTCTAACCCTTATCTTATATCAAGACATTTAAGAGAGCAGTTATTGGGAAAAGGCTTTGTTCTGAGTGAAGTGGCGGATCCATCGTCCAGAGAAAAGTAAATACAATGAAAGTTGGATTCAAGAGAACTTTAGATATTCCTGTCCTGGTTTAAAGTACTGTCGTTGTTAAAAATTCCAAGTCGTTATATGTATGATGAAAAAGATTTATTAGTACACATTTCTACTATAAAAAGTAATATTACGAGATTATCTATTTTAATTATGCATAAGAGGTTAACATGAAATAGATTGAATACTGCTAATATAATATACGAGAACACAGCTTGATAAAAGTAATCGATAGAAAAATGTTAAACGTCAATATGATACCCATTAAATGACTGTTTTGCATGGATTATTCCTGTTCTTATGTTATTCcttataatttcatttcaattgactttataatcaatttattttaagacCTATACCAGGTTCCGCAAATTCATACCCAAATAAATATGTGTATATGGATGTTTTTATGTGTTGTTTATTACCTTCTCGCACAGTTATACAATTTCTATCTTTACCGAGCAGTGTggtctttttttcttatttttgatcCGAGTTGCAGGTTTTCATTCCATCACCGAGTTTACGGTCTTTTTTGCACCATTTTCAAATTACATTGAACCAAATGTACTTGCTTAAAGCTCGAATCAAAATGAATCattgtgttttcattttcattttcttccctgttttgaaaaacaaagtCTAATCAAGTATCTTTTTGATCTCTGGAGAACATTTTTACTGCAATCTGTGGTGCAATCAACCAATAGGGTTTCTATCGTCCCAATCAATGTCGCTAGTTTTTTCCCCTTTTGATCAGTGCCAACATTATTTTTGCGTAATTTTTAACGAAGAGTTTGACTTATTGCCAAACACAATCATAATGAGTCGTCCTAAGAAAAGGGTTCATGCTCAAACCGGTTGAGTCGGTTGTTTCTTACTTTCGTACATCTTTGAGATCCTTTTAAGGTACTTCAATACATCAAGActtactttttaagacactgcgtcacaagatggcgatttaaatgttttgttaaattgtttgtatcaatctAATTGGATTTATATCATAATatctcagtggttaaagtatcgggCTGGCGAACCGCAGAttatgagttcgaatccgcagGAGGCTTTTGTTCATTTACGGAATAAGATTTTcgaaaatcataattttattaGCAAAATGAAATGCATATTTTTCGCCAATATGACTAATATATCTCTTATTCATCATCTATCTATCAAGATatagtaattttctgctgatttgagaagcTAT is drawn from Crassostrea angulata isolate pt1a10 chromosome 5, ASM2561291v2, whole genome shotgun sequence and contains these coding sequences:
- the LOC128185490 gene encoding putative nuclease HARBI1, translating into MAAWLLFDLNFGRRHKKQRVYRYFGHNFDEAEYKKRYRFSMESVRFITDLIEPELCRPTLRSHSLSTINQVEIALRYFATGDNMKTVGDTLGFHKSSVSRSVRDVSQALTDVSPKFIKWPSTTREKMAIKKGFYGIAGFPVVIGAVDGTHVRIIAPSEHESVYVNRKGFHSTNTQAICDHEGE